Genomic window (Shewanella psychropiezotolerans):
GCGAGTCTCTCGGGACACAGGGCCAGTCTGATTAAGGGCCGGGGCATGGAGTTTGCCGAAGTACGGCAATACCAACCCGGTGATGATGTCAGAACCATAGATTGGCGCGTTACGGCTCGTACGGGTAAGGCTCATACTAAGCTCTTCGTTGAGGAGCGCGAGCGGCCAGTACTGATTTTACTCGATCTCAGCCACAGCCTCTATTTTGGTTCCAGCTTATTGCTGCAATCGGTACAGGCTGCACATCTGGCCACCACTCTTGGCTGGAGTGCAATCCTACACAGCGACAGATTAGGGGCATTGATTGCCACAGAAGATGAGCATATTGAACTCAAGCCCAGAAGCCGCCAGAAAGGCATCTTACAACTCATCTCAGCCATCGAATCAGTGCATAAGCAACAACTGGCTCGGCTGGCTACACATCAGGCTGAGCCTGATCATATGTTCCGTGCATGTCAAAGGCTCAGGCGCATAGCTAAGCCTGGTTCATTGATCTGGATAATCAGCGATGGCAGCAATTTCAATGAGTCTTGTCTTGCGCCTCTGTCAGATCTAAAACGCCATTGCGATATGGGGGCCTTCTTAATCACAGACCCCCTGAGACAAGGCAAGCTAACACTGCCCAAACAGTTCCAGCTGCCAGTAAAAGATGGCAATAAGGAGCTAACCCTCAATCGAGCCGGCTATGATACCTGGCTGCAAAAACAACTTCAGACCCAAGCCCAGTTTACTCAAATGATGCAAAAATTAAATGTTCACACACGCACATTAGATGCGGGCATGACCCTTAACGATCAACTTGGAGCGTTAAGATAATGCAGCCCACAGCCAATCCCGCCCTCACCGTATTGAAAGACATTCATACACCCGAGGCCATCAGTAACATGCCAATGGCCTTAGGTTACTGGCTGGTTCTAGCACTGATATTGATAGCTGTCACAGCTCTCATGTTCAAACTCAAACAAGCAAGGCGCCACAGGGCGCCAAAACGCGAAGTCTTATCAGCCATCGCATCATTGGACACATCTAGCGATAAACATGCCGCCGATATCCCAGTTCAGATAAATAGCTTAATCAAACGCGCAGCCATGAGTTACCTCTCAAGGGAACAGGTGGCTGGTCTTCAAGGCGACAGTTGGCACCAGTGGATGACGCAGCAAGTTAACACTGTTAATCCGCGTTTGAAAGCCCTGCTCGACAGGCGCTACCAGAGAGAAGGCCTGACTCAAAAAGAGGCCGAAGAGCTCAAGATGTTAGCCACCGACTGGCTCAAGCAAGCCTTACCATTGAAAGAAGACGCTAAGAATATCGGTACCAACAACAAGGAGGCACAATGCTGACTCTCGCATGGGCCTGGTTACTCTTACTTCTGCCACTGCCACTCATTTTCAGAAAACAGCAACAAGAAGTCGAAATCAGCGGTCATCTTCATCTGCCCGGCATAGGTGAAAATGGGGCTGAGCAAATTCAGCAACAAGCACATTCCCGTAAAGCCTACTGGCTAGTCTGGGTGCTGTTAGTGATTGCCGTTGCGCGCCCCTTGTGGATGGGTGATGCTATCGAGCTGCCAAGTAAGGGCCGCGATCTTATGATGGCAGTGGATCTTTCCGGCAGTATGCAGATTGAAGACATGGTGCTCAACGGACAAACTGTGGATCGATTTACCATGATACAAGATGTGGTCAGTGACTTTATCGAACGTCGTAAGGGAGACAAATTAGGCCTTATTCTGTTCGCCGATCATGCTTATCTGCAGGCCCCCCTGACCCAGGATAGACGCTCTGTCGCGCAATTTCTAAAGGAAGCTCAAATAGGACTAGTCGGCAAACAAACCGCCATAGGCGAAGCGATAGCCTTAGGGGTTAAACGTTTCGACATGGTCGACAAGAGTAATCGGATTTTAGTGCTTCTCACCGATGGCTCCAATAATTCAGGTTCCATCTCTCCC
Coding sequences:
- a CDS encoding DUF58 domain-containing protein produces the protein MSEIVLPLFADGVNLNQKELLACQNIARALPEKRSKARASLSGHRASLIKGRGMEFAEVRQYQPGDDVRTIDWRVTARTGKAHTKLFVEERERPVLILLDLSHSLYFGSSLLLQSVQAAHLATTLGWSAILHSDRLGALIATEDEHIELKPRSRQKGILQLISAIESVHKQQLARLATHQAEPDHMFRACQRLRRIAKPGSLIWIISDGSNFNESCLAPLSDLKRHCDMGAFLITDPLRQGKLTLPKQFQLPVKDGNKELTLNRAGYDTWLQKQLQTQAQFTQMMQKLNVHTRTLDAGMTLNDQLGALR
- a CDS encoding DUF4381 domain-containing protein, translated to MQPTANPALTVLKDIHTPEAISNMPMALGYWLVLALILIAVTALMFKLKQARRHRAPKREVLSAIASLDTSSDKHAADIPVQINSLIKRAAMSYLSREQVAGLQGDSWHQWMTQQVNTVNPRLKALLDRRYQREGLTQKEAEELKMLATDWLKQALPLKEDAKNIGTNNKEAQC
- a CDS encoding vWA domain-containing protein yields the protein MLTLAWAWLLLLLPLPLIFRKQQQEVEISGHLHLPGIGENGAEQIQQQAHSRKAYWLVWVLLVIAVARPLWMGDAIELPSKGRDLMMAVDLSGSMQIEDMVLNGQTVDRFTMIQDVVSDFIERRKGDKLGLILFADHAYLQAPLTQDRRSVAQFLKEAQIGLVGKQTAIGEAIALGVKRFDMVDKSNRILVLLTDGSNNSGSISPDQAAAIAAKRGVKIYAIGVGADVMERRSIFGTERVNPSMDLDEAQLSSLAKTTGGLYFRARSSQDLEQIYQEIDKLEPISRDQLSYRPQSELFYLPLTAALLLTILMALSQLPLFNRPVQWLTARRGDR